One window from the genome of Paenibacillus azoreducens encodes:
- a CDS encoding MBL fold metallo-hydrolase codes for MMELKVWGGAGEHGRSCYVLTGDQHRIMFDCGVKKEGTGEYPLLQEDLIPQLTAVFLSHAHEDHSMALPLLYKHGYQGEIWTTRPTVLQLELYFANWRKYVAGRGGDLPYDLAHISAMRFRILEEEVEPGGWLQLKEGMKLQWGRSGHMLGSVWLRLQMGDNHLFYSGDFSRESALLAVDLPGDSNFHHPSDNHPLLQETSLSIIDNAYGTDEESQDQKLNALRRFIHGVGERGGHVLLPVPAFGRGQELLIWAINIFPGQHILVEQEILDGLHQIADWQDWVRPEALHYIEEAMNSPHVHVPSSQDERLRLLQGKDPLIIFTTDGMMESPRARWYAERLSSSTDNAIVITGHASEGTFARRLLKGETEESYCEVVQMGYKIHQGINDVRLMLQEVSSRNTVLVHAPKPETDRVIARLIEEGHRSMFSLEPGAVLNI; via the coding sequence ATGATGGAATTAAAAGTATGGGGCGGTGCCGGCGAGCATGGCCGTTCTTGTTATGTATTGACAGGAGATCAGCATCGGATCATGTTCGACTGCGGTGTAAAGAAAGAGGGGACGGGAGAGTATCCCTTGCTTCAGGAAGATCTAATTCCCCAGCTGACGGCTGTATTCCTGTCGCATGCGCATGAGGATCATTCCATGGCCTTGCCTTTGCTCTACAAGCATGGTTATCAAGGGGAAATATGGACAACAAGACCGACGGTATTGCAGCTTGAACTGTATTTTGCCAATTGGCGTAAATATGTAGCGGGTCGAGGCGGTGATCTGCCTTATGATCTCGCCCATATTTCAGCCATGCGTTTCCGTATTCTGGAGGAAGAGGTGGAGCCAGGCGGCTGGCTTCAACTGAAGGAAGGAATGAAGCTGCAGTGGGGGCGGAGCGGCCATATGCTCGGTTCGGTCTGGCTGCGGTTGCAAATGGGAGATAATCATCTATTCTACTCGGGGGACTTCAGCCGTGAATCTGCGCTACTAGCCGTGGATTTACCTGGAGATTCTAACTTCCACCATCCATCCGATAATCATCCGTTATTGCAAGAAACATCTTTATCTATTATAGATAATGCGTACGGCACGGACGAGGAATCGCAGGATCAAAAGCTGAATGCGCTTAGACGGTTCATTCATGGTGTAGGGGAGCGAGGGGGCCATGTACTGCTGCCGGTTCCTGCTTTCGGCAGGGGGCAGGAGCTGCTGATATGGGCGATAAATATATTTCCTGGGCAACATATACTTGTCGAACAGGAGATCCTTGATGGTCTTCATCAGATCGCTGACTGGCAGGACTGGGTCCGGCCGGAGGCTCTTCATTATATCGAAGAAGCCATGAATTCCCCGCATGTCCATGTTCCGAGCAGCCAGGATGAGCGCCTTCGCCTGCTGCAGGGAAAGGACCCGTTAATCATCTTTACTACGGATGGTATGATGGAGTCCCCCCGCGCCCGTTGGTATGCAGAACGTCTCTCTTCTTCAACGGACAATGCTATTGTTATTACGGGCCATGCGAGTGAAGGTACTTTTGCCCGACGCCTGCTAAAGGGAGAGACGGAAGAGTCATACTGCGAAGTGGTACAGATGGGGTACAAAATCCATCAGGGGATCAATGATGTAAGGCTTATGCTGCAAGAGGTTTCCAGCCGGAATACAGTGCTGGTTCATGCTCCAAAACCTGAAACCGACCGCGTGATTGCCCGATTGATTGAGGAGGGGCATCGGAGTATGTTTTCGCTAGAACCCGGAGCAGTCTTAAATATATAA
- a CDS encoding carboxymuconolactone decarboxylase family protein, translating into MKKDVRQMLNDFTGGLHELSGTHPESVNAFMNLLGTNYADGALDTKTKELISVGIAAYNRCEYCIVFHVYKALEAGATREQIIEAAMIAVAFGGGPSMAYSVTLLKDAIDEFEKDFK; encoded by the coding sequence ATGAAGAAAGACGTTAGACAAATGTTGAATGATTTTACAGGCGGCCTGCATGAATTGTCCGGAACACATCCGGAGAGCGTCAATGCATTTATGAATTTGCTTGGAACCAACTATGCGGATGGCGCCCTGGATACAAAGACGAAAGAGTTGATCAGTGTCGGGATCGCTGCATACAACCGCTGTGAATATTGCATTGTTTTCCATGTCTATAAAGCTCTGGAAGCAGGTGCAACCCGTGAACAGATTATCGAAGCGGCTATGATTGCCGTTGCATTTGGCGGCGGACCTAGCATGGCTTATTCCGTAACCTTGCTTAAGGATGCCATCGATGAGTTTGAAAAGGACTTTAAATAA
- a CDS encoding MarR family winged helix-turn-helix transcriptional regulator, producing the protein MFNLKDCIGFITNTASKKISDAFNARLRENNITRVKWIALFFIGQEKNISQKELAQKMNANESSIARLLERMEKDDLCVRTRDTSDRRIIRISLTPKGEQLRSELLPLGQDFHEDATKDISPAELEIFKNVLEKMVSNLTK; encoded by the coding sequence GTGTTTAATCTAAAAGATTGCATCGGATTCATTACAAATACAGCTTCCAAAAAAATATCAGACGCATTTAACGCGCGATTAAGAGAAAATAATATAACGAGAGTCAAATGGATTGCCTTGTTTTTTATTGGCCAAGAAAAGAATATCTCTCAGAAAGAATTGGCTCAAAAGATGAATGCTAACGAATCCTCCATAGCCAGACTGCTGGAACGGATGGAAAAAGATGATTTATGCGTAAGAACAAGAGATACGTCGGATCGCAGAATTATTAGAATTAGCTTAACCCCAAAGGGAGAGCAATTAAGATCTGAGCTGTTACCTTTAGGGCAAGATTTTCATGAGGATGCTACGAAAGACATTTCTCCGGCAGAGTTGGAAATTTTCAAAAATGTATTAGAAAAAATGGTCTCGAATTTAACAAAATAA
- a CDS encoding exosporium protein C, producing the protein MARILDKAAVQPRRRFNPANSFTIRRSPGRSLLATIRLRIPAVNAQPNRVELVATIGVRGVTGIAQILFRIFRDGIEIFNTQQGIESAGSEQNYAVTFQAIDKNVRPGTHVYTVTAENVTANTRADVVGPISFSGLAVKTGV; encoded by the coding sequence GTGGCACGTATTCTCGATAAAGCTGCCGTTCAGCCGCGGCGCAGGTTTAATCCAGCAAATTCATTTACGATCCGACGCTCGCCGGGAAGATCCCTCCTAGCAACTATTCGATTAAGAATACCTGCTGTAAATGCCCAACCTAATAGAGTTGAATTGGTTGCAACAATTGGCGTTCGAGGAGTTACCGGTATTGCTCAAATTCTCTTTAGAATCTTCCGGGACGGAATCGAAATATTTAACACGCAGCAGGGTATTGAATCAGCCGGCTCCGAGCAAAACTATGCTGTCACATTCCAGGCGATCGATAAAAATGTAAGACCAGGTACTCATGTTTACACCGTAACCGCAGAAAATGTAACCGCGAATACCCGAGCTGATGTGGTTGGTCCGATTTCTTTTAGCGGGCTGGCCGTTAAAACAGGGGTTTAA
- a CDS encoding ABC-F family ATP-binding cassette domain-containing protein — translation MSILNVENLSHGFGDRAIFKDVSFRLLKGEHIGLIGANGEGKSTFMNIITNKLQPDEGKVEWSKRVRVGYLDQHAVLTKGMTIQDVLRSAFQYLFDLEQEMNDMYNKMGEVGPEELEKLLEEVGTIQDTLTNQDFYMIDAKVQETARGLGITDIGLDRDVNDLSGGQRTKILLAKLLLEKPDILLLDEPTNYLDEQHIEWLKRYLQEYENAFILISHDIPFLNSVINLIYHMENQQLTRYVGDYDQFQQVYEMKKQQLEAAYNRQQQEIADLKDFVARNKASVATRNMAMSRQKKLDKMEVIELAKEKPKPQFNFKEAKASGKMIFETKGLVIGYDSPLSRPLDLQMERGQKIALVGANGIGKTTLLRSILGEITPISGSVERGYNLEIGYFEQEMKEGNYNTCIEEIWESFPSFTQFEVRAALAKCGLTTKHIESKIAVLSGGEKAKVRLCKLINNETNLLVLDEPTNHLDVDAKDELKRALKAYKGSILMISHEPEFYSDIATEVWNCESWTTKVF, via the coding sequence ATGAGCATATTAAACGTTGAAAATTTGAGTCATGGTTTCGGCGATCGCGCCATCTTCAAGGATGTATCTTTTCGGCTATTAAAAGGCGAGCATATCGGATTGATCGGCGCCAACGGCGAAGGCAAATCCACCTTCATGAACATCATTACGAACAAGCTGCAGCCCGACGAAGGCAAAGTGGAGTGGTCCAAGCGCGTACGCGTCGGCTATCTTGACCAGCATGCGGTTCTGACGAAAGGCATGACGATTCAGGACGTGCTTCGCAGCGCGTTCCAATATTTGTTCGATCTTGAGCAGGAAATGAACGACATGTACAACAAAATGGGCGAAGTCGGCCCGGAAGAGCTGGAAAAGCTGCTGGAGGAAGTCGGAACCATCCAGGATACGCTGACGAACCAGGATTTTTACATGATCGATGCCAAGGTGCAGGAAACGGCCCGCGGGCTCGGCATAACCGACATCGGTCTTGACCGGGACGTTAACGATTTGAGCGGCGGTCAGCGCACGAAAATTTTGCTGGCGAAGCTGCTGCTGGAAAAACCGGATATTCTGCTGCTTGACGAGCCAACCAACTATTTGGACGAGCAGCATATTGAATGGCTGAAACGCTATTTGCAGGAGTACGAAAATGCGTTCATCCTTATTTCGCATGATATTCCCTTCCTGAACAGCGTTATCAATTTGATCTATCACATGGAGAACCAACAGCTGACGCGGTATGTCGGCGACTACGACCAGTTCCAGCAGGTATACGAAATGAAGAAGCAGCAGCTGGAAGCGGCTTATAACCGGCAGCAGCAGGAGATCGCGGACCTGAAGGACTTCGTTGCCCGCAATAAAGCCAGCGTAGCTACGCGCAACATGGCGATGTCCAGACAGAAAAAACTCGACAAAATGGAAGTCATCGAGCTGGCGAAGGAAAAGCCGAAACCGCAGTTTAATTTCAAGGAGGCCAAGGCTTCCGGCAAAATGATTTTCGAAACGAAGGGACTCGTCATCGGATACGACAGCCCGCTTTCCAGACCTCTTGACCTGCAGATGGAGCGCGGCCAAAAAATTGCCCTCGTCGGTGCGAACGGTATCGGTAAAACGACGCTGTTGCGAAGCATTCTGGGTGAAATAACTCCAATCTCGGGTTCCGTCGAGCGCGGCTACAACCTGGAAATCGGCTATTTCGAACAGGAGATGAAAGAGGGCAATTACAACACTTGCATCGAGGAAATTTGGGAAAGCTTCCCTTCGTTCACGCAGTTCGAGGTGCGCGCGGCGTTGGCCAAATGCGGACTGACTACCAAGCATATCGAGAGCAAGATCGCAGTGCTGAGCGGCGGCGAGAAAGCCAAAGTTCGCCTGTGCAAGCTGATCAACAATGAAACTAATTTGCTGGTCCTTGACGAACCGACGAACCATTTGGACGTCGATGCGAAAGACGAGCTCAAGCGGGCACTGAAAGCGTACAAGGGCAGCATTTTGATGATCTCGCATGAACCGGAATTTTACAGCGATATCGCAACCGAAGTTTGGAACTGCGAATCGTGGACCACGAAGGTTTTCTAA
- a CDS encoding lipoate--protein ligase, producing MNRIVVSEERDPYYNLALEEDLLRGVRPDEVILYLWQNEKTVVIGRNQNPYLECDVSQLTASGVRLARRISGGGAVYHDLGNLNFTFIYHESRKNLDKQLNVIKKAVEALGGVTVELSGRNDLTIQGQKFSGHAFYAEDGHEFHHGTLMVDVDLGQLENVLKPSKLKMQAKGITSVKSRVVNLKKLNPSFSVDKLSYLLKVYFEEAYGVTSEPLKYHSIHYTPTNLHQYKDPKWVYGESPKYDVILEKRASFGIIQALLNVENGIIKTIKIHSDSLSILHYEPLEHQLTGMEFNPFFENKLFDEIDAMSNFPKNRNL from the coding sequence ATGAATAGGATTGTTGTTTCTGAAGAGCGAGATCCTTACTATAATTTGGCTTTAGAAGAAGATTTGCTGAGAGGCGTCCGCCCGGATGAGGTTATTCTGTATCTGTGGCAAAATGAAAAAACCGTCGTCATCGGCAGAAATCAGAATCCCTATCTTGAATGTGATGTCTCGCAATTGACGGCAAGCGGCGTTCGCTTGGCAAGACGTATCTCAGGCGGAGGCGCGGTTTATCATGACTTGGGAAATCTGAATTTCACCTTCATTTATCATGAGAGCCGTAAAAACTTGGACAAGCAGCTGAATGTCATTAAAAAAGCGGTTGAAGCTTTGGGGGGTGTTACGGTTGAACTTTCCGGCAGGAATGATTTGACGATACAGGGCCAAAAGTTTTCCGGACATGCATTTTATGCGGAGGATGGTCACGAGTTCCATCATGGGACATTAATGGTGGATGTGGATTTAGGTCAATTGGAAAATGTGCTGAAACCTTCCAAGCTAAAAATGCAGGCGAAAGGGATCACTTCCGTGAAGAGCAGAGTCGTTAATTTAAAAAAACTCAATCCTTCCTTTTCAGTGGACAAATTGTCATATTTGTTAAAGGTCTATTTTGAAGAAGCCTATGGGGTTACTTCCGAGCCTTTAAAATATCATAGCATACATTATACGCCTACGAATCTGCATCAATACAAAGATCCTAAATGGGTATATGGCGAGAGTCCAAAGTACGATGTGATACTGGAGAAAAGAGCATCTTTCGGCATTATTCAAGCCCTTCTAAACGTAGAGAATGGTATAATCAAAACTATAAAAATCCATTCCGACAGTCTTAGCATTCTTCATTATGAGCCGTTAGAACATCAATTGACCGGTATGGAATTTAATCCGTTTTTCGAAAATAAATTATTTGATGAAATTGATGCTATGAGCAACTTCCCAAAAAATCGAAACCTTTAA
- a CDS encoding barstar family protein: protein MRNIILDGKKIDNRAQLHAVLKEALELPDHYGNNLDALWDCLTGWVEMPLTIRWVHVQESDKKLGEYSGQLLQLFKEAEDEIEGFRIEIE, encoded by the coding sequence ATGCGAAATATTATTTTGGATGGCAAGAAAATAGACAATAGAGCTCAACTGCACGCTGTTTTGAAAGAAGCTCTGGAACTGCCCGACCATTACGGCAACAATTTGGACGCTTTATGGGATTGCCTGACCGGGTGGGTCGAAATGCCGCTTACGATCCGTTGGGTGCATGTCCAAGAAAGCGATAAGAAGCTTGGAGAATACAGCGGACAGTTGCTGCAGCTTTTTAAAGAAGCGGAAGACGAAATTGAAGGTTTCCGTATAGAGATAGAATAA
- a CDS encoding ribonuclease domain-containing protein has protein sequence MKHLKALKYVLFVLLSCLLLLTGCGLQEKQAKSEGLTTFESVADYIKTHQKLPDNFITKDEAKQLGWDPQKGNLDKVAPGKSIGGDIFRNREKKLPVKKGRIWYEADINYKSGRRGKDRILFSNDGLIYKTEDHYETFQQIK, from the coding sequence ATGAAACATTTGAAAGCTTTGAAGTACGTGTTGTTTGTATTGTTAAGCTGTTTATTGCTTCTGACCGGATGCGGATTACAAGAGAAACAGGCGAAATCAGAAGGCTTAACTACGTTCGAAAGTGTCGCAGACTACATAAAGACCCATCAAAAATTACCGGATAATTTCATTACGAAAGATGAAGCGAAACAACTCGGTTGGGACCCGCAGAAGGGTAATCTTGATAAAGTAGCGCCCGGCAAAAGCATCGGCGGCGATATTTTCCGAAATCGCGAAAAAAAGCTGCCTGTTAAAAAGGGAAGGATATGGTACGAAGCGGATATCAATTACAAATCCGGCCGTCGGGGGAAAGACCGAATCCTATTTTCCAATGACGGTTTGATATACAAGACGGAAGACCATTATGAAACGTTTCAACAAATAAAGTGA
- the cdaS gene encoding sporulation-specific diadenylate cyclase CdaS, with the protein MINNNCNSSSLKEHLERRLEDISSLAKHNIELLRNENVCLVQQFESMRNVMTDIITTAASYYLKCYLSPYTSKYEDLTICIRNLSERKHGALIVVERKDPLELLIRSNIPIGGTLSHSLIESIFFPGNPLHDGAVLIRSETVVSAANVLPLSDINVSDRKLGTRHRAAIGLTEQCDALVLVVSEETGQASFAISGALHPINVVAP; encoded by the coding sequence ATGATCAATAATAATTGCAATTCTTCCTCATTAAAAGAACATTTGGAAAGACGGCTTGAAGACATCTCTTCATTGGCAAAACATAATATTGAACTATTAAGGAATGAAAATGTATGCCTCGTACAGCAGTTCGAAAGTATGAGGAACGTTATGACAGATATCATCACAACGGCGGCGTCTTACTATTTGAAATGTTATTTATCTCCTTACACATCTAAATACGAGGATTTGACTATATGTATACGAAACTTATCCGAACGCAAGCATGGCGCGCTAATCGTCGTGGAACGAAAGGATCCGCTTGAACTTCTCATTCGATCCAACATTCCGATTGGCGGAACTTTATCCCACTCCCTGATCGAATCGATATTTTTTCCGGGAAATCCGCTGCATGACGGCGCTGTTCTGATTCGCTCCGAAACGGTTGTGTCTGCCGCAAATGTTCTTCCCTTATCCGACATTAATGTTTCTGACAGAAAATTGGGAACGAGACACCGTGCAGCGATCGGCCTGACCGAACAATGTGATGCCCTTGTCCTTGTTGTATCTGAGGAAACGGGTCAAGCATCGTTTGCCATAAGCGGGGCCTTGCATCCAATTAATGTTGTCGCTCCCTGA
- a CDS encoding Beta-galactosidase C-terminal domain → MFIFGPVPSVIGIPRVLDTELPQGVTAQLRTDGVQDFVFLLNFTDRLQTVQLDGHKYTYVLSDEGVHQSIELSAYGVAVLKRKKTEFGPYSNL, encoded by the coding sequence ATGTTCATCTTTGGTCCCGTACCAAGTGTGATAGGAATCCCGCGAGTTCTTGATACGGAGCTGCCACAGGGTGTAACGGCGCAACTTCGAACAGATGGCGTGCAGGATTTCGTATTCCTGCTCAATTTTACCGACCGTCTACAAACAGTTCAGCTGGATGGGCATAAGTACACATATGTACTGAGCGATGAAGGAGTCCATCAATCTATTGAGCTTTCAGCATACGGGGTAGCGGTTCTCAAGCGCAAGAAGACGGAATTCGGTCCATACTCCAATTTATGA
- the lpdA gene encoding dihydrolipoyl dehydrogenase has translation MMIIKLEQLTGHDKKTKIGKLNVAEGDQVEVGQTLLQMESKKGNSPLLSKYKCTIDKVLVEEGQEIELGQSLFEVTADEANQESSSKSAQPKPKLDYFGGLLRGKKEEMQAELLIIGAGPGGYVAALYAAKKGIQTVLVEKDSMGGTCLNVGCIPTKALIKSSEVFHQMMHADDFGLAVKQLELDMAKVIDKKDEIKGTLVSGIEYLLSKNDIRVIKGTASFLSDNQVLVKSGKDEYTIEANNTLIATGSKISDIHLPGIDHDFVLNSTSALAYKENISSVTIIGGGVIGMEFAFLYSNFGIQVNVLEFCDRLLTMVDKDVSEEIAHIAAERGIGVYTGAKVTRIEQDQAGKAIVIFEQDGLEKFITSEKVLVAIGRTPNLDGLDIENTDVKLNDNGNGIAVNEHLQTSVDHIYAIGDVTNRIQLAHVASHEGIAAVDHILGIDAHVDYGMVPNVIFTSPEIAAVGLNEDQARLLEKNIQVSKFPFQANGKALTMREGRGFIKLVKDLDSGKMIGASIIGPEASALISTLTVMINSNISEKEITHTIFAHPTTGEVIHEAVLGLSIGALHFDE, from the coding sequence ATGATGATTATTAAGCTGGAGCAGCTGACAGGGCATGACAAGAAAACGAAAATCGGTAAGCTCAATGTTGCCGAAGGAGATCAGGTAGAAGTTGGACAAACTTTACTGCAGATGGAAAGCAAGAAAGGGAATTCGCCTTTATTATCTAAATATAAATGCACAATCGATAAAGTGCTGGTCGAGGAAGGCCAGGAAATTGAACTCGGACAGAGCTTGTTCGAAGTGACTGCGGATGAGGCCAATCAAGAATCTTCTAGTAAATCTGCACAGCCCAAACCGAAGTTGGACTATTTCGGCGGGCTTCTGCGCGGGAAGAAGGAGGAGATGCAAGCCGAGTTGCTCATTATCGGCGCGGGCCCGGGAGGATATGTCGCTGCCCTCTACGCAGCCAAAAAAGGAATCCAAACCGTGCTTGTGGAAAAGGACTCCATGGGCGGAACTTGCCTGAATGTAGGCTGTATCCCGACCAAAGCCTTGATTAAATCGTCCGAGGTTTTTCATCAAATGATGCATGCCGATGATTTCGGACTAGCCGTCAAACAATTGGAACTGGATATGGCCAAGGTGATTGATAAAAAAGATGAAATCAAAGGCACACTGGTATCGGGAATCGAATACCTTCTCAGTAAAAATGACATTCGGGTCATCAAGGGAACGGCTTCTTTCCTAAGCGATAACCAGGTTCTCGTCAAGAGCGGAAAAGATGAATACACCATTGAAGCTAACAACACATTGATTGCTACAGGCTCCAAAATCTCTGACATCCATTTGCCGGGGATCGATCATGATTTTGTTTTGAACAGCACTTCTGCTCTAGCATACAAAGAAAATATAAGTTCAGTCACGATTATTGGCGGCGGCGTGATCGGTATGGAGTTTGCCTTCCTATACTCCAATTTCGGAATACAGGTCAATGTACTGGAGTTCTGCGACAGGCTGCTGACGATGGTAGACAAGGACGTCTCGGAAGAGATTGCTCATATTGCCGCTGAACGAGGGATCGGTGTATATACGGGAGCCAAGGTGACAAGAATTGAGCAAGACCAAGCGGGGAAAGCGATTGTTATTTTTGAACAAGATGGCTTGGAAAAGTTTATCACGAGTGAGAAGGTTTTGGTGGCGATCGGCAGAACGCCGAATCTGGATGGGCTGGACATTGAGAACACGGACGTTAAGCTAAATGACAACGGGAATGGAATTGCTGTAAATGAACATCTGCAAACTTCCGTCGATCATATTTACGCCATTGGGGACGTCACCAACCGGATTCAACTGGCACATGTGGCTTCTCACGAAGGGATAGCAGCCGTGGATCATATTTTGGGCATTGACGCTCATGTCGATTACGGGATGGTACCGAACGTTATCTTTACTTCGCCTGAAATTGCTGCGGTCGGATTAAATGAAGACCAAGCCAGACTCCTGGAGAAAAACATTCAGGTGAGCAAATTCCCTTTCCAGGCCAATGGCAAAGCATTAACGATGAGAGAAGGAAGAGGGTTCATCAAATTGGTCAAAGACCTGGACAGCGGCAAGATGATTGGCGCCTCGATCATAGGTCCGGAAGCTTCTGCCTTGATCAGCACATTGACGGTAATGATCAACTCCAATATAAGCGAAAAAGAAATTACGCATACCATTTTTGCTCACCCGACAACGGGCGAAGTGATTCATGAGGCTGTTTTGGGCCTAAGCATAGGGGCTTTGCATTTCGATGAATAG
- a CDS encoding alpha/beta hydrolase, giving the protein MLQICHHTEGVSKAEVSPNTSLLTLYPVEGKDQEALPFVLVLPGGGYYLLAPHEGEPIARWFNELGIHAGVLHYQLDHITPSALIRDVEDAILWIRETPHEWKVNPQQVGMIGFSAGGHLASIAAVTGTVKPDLLLLGYPVITFEEPFAHQGSRERFLGDNPGPDQIQAFSSNRQANSSSPPTFIWTTSDDAVVPVENSLLFAGALSKAGIPFELHVFEEGPHGLGMSEGNSLCRQWLGCCANWLRQHHFVKEDF; this is encoded by the coding sequence ATGCTGCAGATTTGTCATCACACTGAAGGAGTTTCAAAAGCTGAGGTTTCGCCAAACACATCGCTTCTAACACTATACCCTGTTGAAGGCAAGGATCAAGAAGCACTTCCCTTCGTATTGGTTCTGCCTGGCGGCGGATACTATCTGCTTGCTCCGCATGAAGGTGAACCTATTGCCCGCTGGTTCAATGAGCTGGGCATTCATGCGGGCGTTCTTCATTATCAACTTGACCATATTACGCCTTCGGCCTTGATTCGGGATGTCGAGGATGCAATTCTTTGGATTCGGGAGACTCCTCATGAGTGGAAGGTAAACCCGCAGCAAGTCGGCATGATCGGATTCTCGGCTGGAGGCCATCTTGCTTCCATCGCTGCCGTTACGGGTACCGTTAAACCGGATCTTCTGCTCCTCGGCTACCCGGTGATTACATTCGAGGAGCCTTTTGCGCATCAGGGAAGCCGTGAGCGTTTCCTGGGCGATAACCCAGGGCCTGATCAAATACAGGCCTTTTCATCCAACCGTCAGGCAAACTCAAGCAGCCCGCCGACCTTTATCTGGACTACCTCCGATGATGCCGTTGTTCCTGTGGAGAACAGCCTGCTGTTTGCAGGCGCGTTATCCAAGGCAGGCATTCCTTTTGAACTGCATGTATTTGAGGAAGGCCCTCATGGTCTGGGCATGTCCGAAGGGAACTCGCTATGCCGGCAATGGCTCGGATGCTGCGCCAATTGGCTCCGGCAGCATCATTTTGTAAAGGAGGACTTTTAA